ACTCGCAAAGGACGCCGCGAAGCAAGGCAGCACCTACCCGGCCGTCTTCAACGCGGCCAACGAGGAAGCCGTGGAGGCTTTCCACGCCGGTCGTATCCGCTTCACGGACATCGTGGATACGGTGGAGTCCGTCCTCAGCGAACATTCAGGTTCCTCGGAGCTTACGGTGGAGTCCGTGCTGGATGCTGAGAAGTGGGCACGCACCCGCACGCATGATCGTTTAGCCAACAGCGCCGTGTAACAGCGAAACGCGTATTAGCACAGAAACCCCTATGGAAGCAGTCCCATCGGCATGAGTCCCGTCCTTCTCTTCATCCTCGGAGTCGTCTTCGTCGCCCTTGGCGTCGCAGTGTCCATTGCTTTGCACGAGGTTGGCCACCTGGTCCCCGCGAAGCTCTTCAAAGTGCGCGTGACCAAGTACATGATCGGCTTCGGGCCTACCCTGTGGTCCAAGAAGAAGGGCGAAACGGAATACGGCTTCAAAGCTCTTCCGTTAGGCGGCTACGTGGCCATGATTGGCATGTACCCGCCCAACAAACAAGATGGCGGTGTACGTCCATCCAGCACGGGCATGTTCCAGACTCTTGCCAGCGAGGCCCGCTCGGTCGCACATGAAGAAGTGGGCCCAGGGGACGAACACAGGGTCTTTTACAAGCTGCCGGTCTGGAAGAAGATCATCATCATGCTCGGTGGACCGGCCATGAACATGTTGATCGGTTTGGTCCTCCTGGCCGTCCTTCTCATGGGATTTGGCGTCGCGACCGCCACCACCACCATCGCGGATGTTTCAAAGTGCCAGGTTGCTGCGGGGAAAACGGTGGACCCGGATTCGGCGGACTGCAAGCCAACACCTGCGGCTGCTGCCGGCCTGCAGCCGAACGACACCGTGAAGACTTTCGACGGCAAAACCGTCACAAGCTGGGATGAACTCACCAGTTGGATCCGGGCCTCCGCTGGCAGGGAGGTGCCCATCACCGTAGAGCGCAACGGCTCGGAAGTTTCCACGACCGTTACCCCCGTCTTGTCTTCACGTCCGGTTGTGGGCGCCGATGGCCGCCAGGAGCAGGACGCCAACGGCGTACTGAAGTACCAGGAGGTGGGCTTCCTGGGAATCGGCGCACAAAGCGCGTTGGTTCCCCAGCCGGCGTCCTCGGTTCTTCCCATGGCGGGAGAGAACATCAAGCAGATTTCCGGAGTGATCCTTAACCTGCCGGCCCGAGTGGTTGGTGTGGCGAAGGCCGCTTTCAGCGAGGAACCCCGTGATCCGAACGGCCCCATCAGTGTGGTTGGCGTCGGTCGGGTGGCTGGCGAAGTGGCCGCCATGGAAGAAGTACCCCTCCAATCACGTATTGGAACCTTGGTAGGGCTGCTTGCAGGGCTCAACTTCGCGCTGGCCGTCTTTAACCTCGTGCCCTTGCTGCCCCTCGACGGTGGTCATGTGGCGGGTGCGCTGTATGAGGGTGCGCGGCGCCAAGTGGCCAGGCTAAGGGGAAAGCCGGATCCCGGTGCTTTTGATATCGCGAAGCTTCTTCCCGCCACGTATGTGGTGGCAGCGCTGCTGATGGCCATGGGTGCGCTGCTGATCTACGCAGACATCGTCAAGCCTGTGAATATCTTTGGCTGATGTCTCCATGCGCTGGACGGCAGGGCCCTCCGAGGGCGGAATCGATGGCGGATCATGCGACGCGGCGGGATAGGCTAGCTTCATGACTGTTTTCGCTGTTGAGTATGTATACGTCGCCGAATCCGGCGCCCTCCGCGACGAAGCCCGCCCCGCGCACCGTGCCTGGCTGGGCGACCTCGCAGAGGACGGCACGCTGCTTGCGAGCGGCCCCTATGGTGACGGTGCCGGCGCACTGCTCATTTTCAAGGCGGCAAATGAAGCCGAACTCAACGACCTCCTGAAGCAGGATCCGTTCGCTGAAGCCGGAGTCATTGCAGGCATCCGCAGCACGGAATGGGATCCCATCATCGGCGTCCTGGCTGCCCACGCGTCCTAGCTCCGGCGTCCTCCACCACAACGATCCACCCCAAACCCAAGGAGTCCACGTGACCTCGGTCAGCCTGGGAATGCCAGCAGCCCCACCCCCCGTCCTTGCCCCTCGCCGTAAGACGCGTCAGATCAAGGTTGGGTCCGTTGGCGTTGGCTCTGATTCACCCATCAGCGTGCAGTCCATGACCACAACGCCCACCACGGATATCAACGCCACGCTTCAGCAGATCGCCGAACTGACGGCCTCCGGCTGCGACATCGTCCGCGTTGCATGCCCCTCAGCCGATGATGCCGAGGCATTGCCGATCATTGCCCGGAAATCGCAGATTCCCGTGATCGCCGATATCCACTTCCAGCCGAAGTACGTTTTCGCAGCCATTGAAGCAGGATGCGCTGCGGTCCGTGTGAACCCCGGTAATATCCGGAAGTTCGATGACCAGGTCAAGGAAATCGCCGCAGCCGCAAAGGACCATGGGACGTCCATCCGCATTGGCGTCAACGCTGGTTCCCTGGAGCCGGGCATCATGAAGAAGTACGGCAAGGCAACCCCCGAAGCCCTGGTGGAGTCCGCCGTCTGGGAAGCCTCGCTCTTCGAAGAGCACGGTTTCCACGACTTCAAGATCTCCGTCAAGCACAACGACCCCGTGATCATGGTCGCGGCCTACGAGATGCTCGCGGAAAAGGGCGACTGGCCCCTGCACCTTGGCGTGACCGAAGCTGGTCCGGCCTTCCAAGGAACCATCAAGTCCGCGACTGCTTTCGGGGCACTGCTGTCCCGCGGCATCGGTGACACCATCCGTGTGTCCCTCTCGGCACCGCCCGTGGAGGAAATCAAGGTTGGCAACCAGATCCTGCAGTCATTGAACCTGCGTCCGCGCAAGCTTGAGATTGTGTCCTGCCCCTCGTGTGGCCGCGCCCAAGTGGACGTGTACACGTTGGCTGAGCAGGTAACCGCTGGCCTTGAGGGGATGGAAATTCCCCTCCGTGTCGCAGTGATGGGGTGTGTCGTCAACGGCCCCGGCGAAGCCCGCGAAGCAGACCTCGGTGTGGCCTCCGGAAACGGCAAGGGCCAGATTTTCGTGAAGGGCGAAGTCATCAAGACAGTGCCTGAAAGCGAAATTGTTGAGACACTGATCGAAGAGGCCATGCGTATCGCTGAAGAGATGGGGGAGGCCGATGGCGAAGATGCTGTCAAGGGTAGCCCCGTGGTTAGCGTCTCGTAACGAGACAGGCCTGGGGGTCAGGGTGCTCGGCAGTGCCGACACCCTGGCCCTTCGCGCGCTTGCGAGTGAGGATCCCGTTGCCAACGTCTTTATCCTGGCGCATCTGGACAGCGTAGGAACGGCAGCCCCCACCAGTGGGGGCGCGAGCGTTTTTGGCGTGTTCGACGACGACACCCTTCTGGGAGCCTGCTGGGCCGGGGCAAATCTGGTCCCCGTGCAACTCGATCCGAATCTTACCGGATACGTGGCTACGGCAGCACACCAATCCGGCAGGCGGTACGCCTCCATCTTTGGGCCTGCGGAAACAGTGCTGGCGCTCTACTCACGCTTTGAGCAGTTGGGCCACTTCGCGCACGAAGTCCGCTCCAGACAGCCCCTTTTGACCATTTCCGGTGGGCCGGCCATCGAAGCCAATCCTTTGCTGACCTTCGGCACCATGGCGGACTTTGAACGTATCCTGCCTGCCTGCGCCGCCATGTTCGAAGAAGAAGTTGGCTACTCGCCCTTCCTGGGAGGCCAGGACTTCTATAGCAGGCGGGTTGCGGGGCTTATTCGTCAAGGGCACTCCCTGGTCCACATCGACGCCACGGGAACTGTGGTTTTCAAGGCAGAGTTGGGCGCGGTCACTCCGGACGTCACACAGGTCCAAGGCGTATGGATGAATCCTGAGATGCGTGGACACCACCAGAGCGCTGGTTACATGGCCGCCGTCGTGAATCTCTCACGTACGTTCGCGCCCGTGACGAGCCTGTACGTCAACGACTACAACGCCAAAGCGCGCGCCACCTACGAAAGGGTGGGCTTCGAGCAAGTCGGTACGTTCGCAACGGTCTTGTTCTAGCAGTTCTTGGCTAGTCCGGATTGGCGGTATCCAGGTTCCCGGTGAGATACCGCTGGATGGTCGGCGCCACTATCCTCACCACTTCCTCCTGATCAGCACTGGCCAGGGGCTCGAGCCGGATCACATAGCGGAGCAGCATCAGTCCCACCACTTGTGTCGCCACCAGGTTGCCACGCAGTCGTACTTCCTCGGCAGGACCTTGCACGCCCACCATGACCCTGGAGAGGATGGTCCGGCTCACAGTCTCCCGCAGCAACGCCGTTTTGGCTTTGGACCCAATGGTTCCCCGAACGAATGCCACCAGACCGGGCTGCGCCGGGCCCTCCCACAACCGAACTACCGCGCGGATCAGTGCTTCTGCCCTCGCCCCCGGATCCAGCGTTTCAACGCCCGCCAAGACGTCTTCAGGGTCCGCAGGCAACTCCACGCTGGATGCGAACAGTTCGTCCTTGCCTTTGAAGAAGTGGTGCACCATGGCCGGATCCACGGAAGCTTCCCGCGCGACTTGCCGAAGACTGGTGCCATCGAACCCTTGCTCGGCGAACAGCTTCCGTGCAGCCAGCAGAATGGCTTCGCGCGAGTGATCGTTACCGCTTCGCCGGCCGCGGCGCAGGGGCTGGAGGCTCATGAAGTCTGCCGCCGCAGTGTCAGTGAGGCGAGGATGAGGACCCCCACCACTATTCCGCCCATCACCATCGTGTCTTGCCACAGGGTGGCCGTGGCATCGGCGTTCCCGGCGATCTCCTGAAGGGCATCAACAGAAAACGTCAGGGGAAGGACGCCGGAGATTGCCTCGAGGACCTCGTTCATCTGCTCACGGGCGACGAAAAGGCCGCAGAGCAGGATCTGCGGCACCACCACTACGGGCATGAACTGGACGGCTTGGAACTCAGTGCGCGCAAAGGCGGAACACAGCAGCCCCAAGGCCACCCCAAGGACAGCGTTGATGACCGCGATCATTACGACGAACCAGGGAGTGCCCTTGATGTCGAGATCGAAAATCCAGTACGCAACCGCCGTGGCCACCAGCGATTGCAGCGCGGCCATGATGGAGAAGGCAAGAGCATAGCCGAACAAAAGGTCTGCCTTATGGATGGGTGTGGTGAGGAGCCGCTCCAGGGTCCCGGATGTTCGTTCGCGCAGCATGGTGATGGACGTGACCAGGAACATGACCACGAACGGGAAGATCGCCAGCATCATCAGGCCGACGCGGTCGAACGTGCGCGGAAAGCCCGGCGGAAGTGTTTCGTTTTCGAAAAGGAAATAGACGGCGGCGAGCAACAGCGCCGGGACCACCAGAATGAGTGCCACGCTGCGGTGATCGTGCCGCAGTTGGCCCAGGACGCGGGCTGTGGTTGCCAAGGTCATTCGGAGATTCATGATGCCACCTGGCTTTCTTTTGCTGGTTGACCGCTATCGGGGCCCTGTTGGGCGTCCTTGATCATGTTCAGGAACGCCCGTTCAAGGTCACTGCTGCGTCCGCGCGTGGCGAGTTCGGCTGGGGTTAGTTGGGCAAGCAGCAGGCCGTCCCGCAGAAGCAGCAACGAGGAACAATGCGACGCTTCTTCCATGACGTGACTGGAGACCAAGAGCGTTGTTCCGCTGGCGGCCATGGCAGCGAACCTCTCCCATAACTCTGCCCGCAGCACTGGGTCCAGGCCCACTGTCGGTTCGTCAAGGACCAACAATTTAGGGTGCGCCACCAGCGCACACGCCAGTGATACGCGGCTGAATTCCCCGCCCGACAGGTCTCCCGCCTTCTGCTTTGCAAATGATTCGAGCCCGACGGCGGCAATCGACTCCGCAACGTCCGCCGCCGTCGCCTTGTGCATGGCGCCGAAGTACTTGACGTTGGCTTCAACGCTGAGGTCTGCATAGACGCTGGCACCTTGGGTGACGTAACCGACGTCGTGCCTTAGTGGCGCGCTGCCTGCTGGGCGGCCGAGAACGCTGATGGATCCACCCGTGATCCGTTGTACCCCCACAATGCCGCGCATGAGTGTTGTCTTGCCGCTTCCTGAGGGGCCGAGCAGTCCTGTGATGCGACCGCTGCCCACCGCGAAGTCCAGGCCCCGCAGGATTCTTGTTCGGCCTCGCGTGATCTGCAGGCCCGTGGCTTCTATTGCTGCGAGTGACATGGCGGCCTCCGGCACCATCAGGTAATTCACCAAGTGATGAATTAACGCTAAATCTGCCCAACCGCGCGGTCAAGGGTGATTTGCCAGCGAAATCCTTGAAAACGTGTCCGCTATCACATAAGTTTTTCCCAAGCCGTGTCGATGGGGCACGGGTGGTTACAGGGGAATTCATGGCAAAGACCTTCAAGGTTGCCTTTGGCAGCCGCACCATCCGTGAGCTCGGCAGTCACCAATGCTTCCCAGTCGCAGGCGATCCCGTTCCGCTGGAGGGAACGGGGGACTAGTCCCCGGACAGAGTCTGCGGCCGGCCGGCCGCAGAGCCACGCCATCGAAGGATGACCAGCCGATATTGGCCAGGGGCTTCCAGACTCGACGGCGTGGCTCTTCTCTGTGCGGAGCCGCCCGCCACCAGCCGGTAGATTAGTAGACAGTTGTTTTTGCCACATCTGCCATAGAAACGGATACGTACCCGTGGTCCTTCGCCTTTCCCAGTTGTTCCTGCGCACCCTGCGTGAAGATCCCGTCGACGCCGAGGTCGCCAGCCACAAGCTCCTGGTCCGGGCCGGTTACATCCGCCGTGCCGCGCCGGGCATTTACACGTGGCTGCCGCTGGGACTCAGTGTCCTGCGCAAGGTGGAGGAAATCATCCGGCAGGAAATGTCCGCCATTGGCGCACAGGAAGTCCACTTCCCGGCATTGCTGCCGCGCGAACCCTACGAGGCCACCAACCGCTGGACCGAGTATGGAGAGGGCCTCTTCAGGCTTCAGGACCGCAAGGGCGCCGACTACCTCCTGGCCCCGACGCACGAGGAAATGTTCACCCTCCTGGTCAAGGACCTGTACTCCTCGTACAAGGACCTGCCGTTGAGCCTGTACCAGATCCAGAACAAGTACCGCGATGAAGCGCGACCCCGTGCAGGCCTCCTCCGTGGCCGGGAATTCATCATGAAGGACTCATACTCGTTCGACGTTGACGACGCCGGCCTGGACGCAAGTTACGCCGCCCACCGCGCTGCCTACCTGAAGATCTTTGAACGCCTGGGCCTGGAAGTCATCCCGGTTGCGGCCACCGCAGGCGCCATGGGCGGCTCCAAGAGCGAGGAATTCCTCTTCCCCACGGAGATCGGCGAGGATACCTTTGTGCGCTCGGCCGGGGGCTACTACGCCAACGTCGAGGCCGTCACCACGGTTGTCCCTGAGGATATTGATTTCACGGACGCACCGGCTGCCCAGGTTTTGGACACCCCGAACACCCCCACCATCGAAACCCTGGTTGACGCAGCCAACCAGCTGGCACCCCGCAGCGAGGCCGACGGCGGCGCCTGGACTGCCGCTGACACGCTGAAGAACGTCGTGCTCGCCGTGACGCTCCCCACCGGTGAACGCCAGATCGTCGTCCTCGGCGTTCCTGGTGACCGCGCCGTGGATCTCAAGCGGGTGGAAGCCAACATTGGTGCGTTCCTTCCCATCGCGGGCGAGATCGGCCTCGAAGCTGCCAACGATGAAGATCTCAAGAAGCTGCCGTGGCTGGTCAAGGGCTACATCGGCCCTGGTTTGTCCCTGGATGAAGCGGTGCTGGGCCTGGAAGGATCTTCCAAGCTGCTCTTCCTCGTGGATCCCCGCGTTGTCTCCGGCACAACCTGGGTGACTGGCGCAAATGTTGACGGCAAGCACGTCTTCGGACTCGTGGCGGGCCGCGACTTCACGTGGGACGGCGTCATCGAATGCACCGACGTCCGGGCAGGGGACCCTGCGCCTGACGGCTCGGGACCACTTGAAACTGCACGTGGCATCGAAATGGGCCACATCTTCCAGCTCGGACGCAAGTACGCCGAGGCACTGGACCTGAAGGTGTTGGACCAGAACGGCAAGCAGGTTGTGGTCACCATGGGCTCCTACGGCGTTGGTGTAACCCGTGCTGTCGCAGCCCTCGCCGAAGCCAATCACGACGACCGCGGCCTCGTGTGGCCACGCACGGTAGCCCCGGCCGATGTTCACATTGTGGCTGTGGGCCGCGGCGACGAAATTTTCGAAGCTGCAGAGAAGCTGTCCGCTGAACTGGAGGCTGCCGGCCTCGACGTCATCTTCGATGACCGGCCCAAGGTTTCTCCCGGCGTAAAGTTTGGCGATGCCGAGCTCGTCGGCGTGCCCACGATCCTGGCGGTCGGCCGTGGACTCGTGGACGGCGTAGTGGAGATCAAGGACCGCCGCAGCGGTGAAGCCGAGAACATCTCGGTGGATAAGGCCGTGGATTACGTGGTCAACGCTGTCCGTAACCGGTGATTTCCGGCTTCGAGACTATCCAGCTCACCACGATCATCCTGATTGTGGTTGCTGGATTCGCAGCAGGGTGGGTTGACGCGGTAGTAGGAGGCGGGGGGCTGATCCAGCTCCCCGCTCTGCTGCTGGTTCCTGGCATCACCCCGGTCCAGGCCCTGGCCACGAACAAAATGGGTTCCATCTTCGGCACCACCACCAGTGCCACCACCTATTACCGCCGGGTGGGGCCGGACCTCAGGACAGCAATTCCCATGGCAGTCATTGCCCTGGCGGGCAGCTTTGGCGGGGCCATCCTCGCTGCGTCGCTGCCGGCCAGCGTCTTCAAGCCGATCATCGTCGTGGCGCTGGTCGCCGTCGCGATTTTCACGGCCCTCCGCCCCAGCGCCGGTGAGCTGACGGCGCTGCGGCACGATGGACACAAGCACTACGTCGTGGCCTGCCTGATCGGTGCTGTGATCGGGTTTTACGACGGCCTCATCGGGCCCGGTACGGGATCCTTCCTGGTGATCGCCTTGGTCTCGGCCATGGGCTACGCCTTCCTTGAAGCCAGTGCAAAGGCCAAGATCGTCAACATGGCCACCAATGCCGGTGCCCTGATTTTCTTCCTTCCCCACGGTTCCTTGTTGTGGGGAGTGGGCCTGGTGCTCGGGCTGGCGAACATGGCGGGCGGATACCTTGGTGCCCGTACAGCAGTGGCCAGGGGGAGCGGCTTTGTGCGGATTGTGTTCCTGATCGTCGTCGCGGCACTGATCATCAAGCTCGGCATGGACGTATGGAACGACAACTTCAGCTGACGGCGTCCCCGGGCTCTGGCAGATCGTGTGCTGCTGGAAGTCCTTCGAGCGTCCTGCCCGCCAATGTGCTGGCCACCCATAGGGAACGGGCCAGGTCGCCTTCGTGCCCTGGTTTTCCCGCGGACCACAGGGCATTGTTCACTTCGCGGGCAATACTCCACTGTCGTGCGACCTCCGGATCAAGGCCGGCGGCGAGGCTGAAGTCCCGGCACCGATCCCGTAGGGCAGCGCCAGGATCGCTTCCCGGCAGATCCTTGATCCGGTTCCACAGAACAGGTGCCACCGCAAATTCTGCCTCACCGATCTGCGGTTGGGGATCGATGGCCCGGTAGTTGGCGGTGTCCGCGCCCAATGCGGCAAGGATGTTCATGAAGTGGAGATCAGTGTGCACCAGGACGTCCTTGCCGGATCGGCGGCCAACAGCGCCCCGGGTCTGGCACACTTCCAGCGCAGCCTCCAATAACCATCGCGGGAAGGGGTGGTCCTGCCGTTCCCACTCCGCAGGCAGTTCGTCGCTCCAGCGCTCAGCCGTTGCAGCGATGTGATCGAATCCCCGCCATTCGGGACGATCATCCGGGGCAATGGAAAGTTCGCGCATGATCTCACCCCAGGCCTCCATAGCTTCATCCATGGGGGCGTCCTGCAGCCAACGCGATGCGTCCAGGCGTTCCAGCAGCATGGAGCAGCTCGCGGCGTCCGCTGCCAGGAGGCGGACAGCTCCGTGGCCACCCCACAGGGCCAAAGCGTGGCGCTCCAGGAGTGCTTCCTCATGTGGATAGGCGATCTTCAGGGCAGCCTGCCTGCCGGACTGGAGAACGGGTACAACCAAGGCTCCATGCCCGTTCCACGGCTCCTCGCCGGGTGCGAGGTCCACGGACAACTGCCAGCGGTCCAGGGACTCGCTGATGAGCCCCGGAAGGCTCGCCAGCCAGTCCCGCCCCGCGGAGTCGCGGTTGTAACGGGCGTGCAGGTCGCCCGGAATCGGAATCATGGCGTGAAGGGTCACGCGATCAGCCTAGCTCTGCCGGGCGGTAGTACCCTCAGAAAACGCCGCTGGCGCCCAACAGGCTTCCGATCGAGAACGTGGCTGCAAGAGCCAACGCTCCGCCCAACACCACACGGGCTGCTGCCCGGATCCTCGGTGCCCCACCAATCCATGCCCCCACGGCTCCCGTAATCGCGAGCGCCAACAGGACGGCAACGAACGTCAGCGGGACACGCATTGCCGGAGGAGGGAGCAGGATGGCCAGCATGGGAAGCACTGCGCCCAGGGTAAATGCCACTGCCGATGCAAAGGCGGCGTTCCACGGACTGACGATGTCGTCCTCGTGAATATTGAGCTCGGCGGACAAGTGGGCCGCAAGGGCATCGTGCTTCGTCAATTCTTCGGCGACTGTCCGGGCGGTGCGCGTGGTGAGTCCCTTCGCCTCGTAGATCGCGGCGAGCTCTTCGAGTTCTTCTTCCGGTTGTTCTGCGAGCTCCCGGCGTTCCTTCTCGATGAGCGACTTTTGGGTGTCGCTTTGGCTGCTGACGGATACGTATTCGCCCAATGCCATGGAAATGGCGCCACCCACCAGACCCGCCGTGCCGGCAGCCAGGATGCTGCCGGTATTGGTCGTGGCACCGGCCATGCCGACCACGATCGCGGCGACGGAGACTATGCCGTCGTTGGCGCCCAAAACTCCGGCGCGCAGCCAGTTCAACCTGTGGGCAAGATCATCACGATGCGGTTCATTCTCGTGCGTAGTGGCAGTTTCTGCGGAAGCCATGGTTCAAGCCAAGCACCAGCGGGCCGCCTTGGCCAGCATGGCTAGGCTCGCCTATCCCGTCCCGGGTGTTTGGGCTCAGCCCGGTTGGGACTCAGCCCGGGTTGGACTGGGTGTGGGCGCCGGCAGGGGAGGAAAGTCATCGGCGTCGAACTCCAGGCCCGGCAAGGCGGCCAGAGTGGCACCCCAGTCAATGCTCCTCCGCACTGCGGCGAGCAGGTTGCTGACGGCCCAGTCCCGGGTCTCTCCAGTGGAAAGCGCAATAAGGTCGCCAAATCCCCGCAAAGAGTCCCATTCCAAAGTCCCTAAACCGGCGCCCGGGTTTTCAGCGAACTGCGCAGGTAGCCGGTATCCGGGCTCCCGGGTGGGCACGTCGCCACAGTTGAGGCGGGTCAGGGCTTCCGCCTGCAGCAGGAGGCGTTCG
This window of the Arthrobacter sp. StoSoilB5 genome carries:
- a CDS encoding site-2 protease family protein is translated as MSPVLLFILGVVFVALGVAVSIALHEVGHLVPAKLFKVRVTKYMIGFGPTLWSKKKGETEYGFKALPLGGYVAMIGMYPPNKQDGGVRPSSTGMFQTLASEARSVAHEEVGPGDEHRVFYKLPVWKKIIIMLGGPAMNMLIGLVLLAVLLMGFGVATATTTIADVSKCQVAAGKTVDPDSADCKPTPAAAAGLQPNDTVKTFDGKTVTSWDELTSWIRASAGREVPITVERNGSEVSTTVTPVLSSRPVVGADGRQEQDANGVLKYQEVGFLGIGAQSALVPQPASSVLPMAGENIKQISGVILNLPARVVGVAKAAFSEEPRDPNGPISVVGVGRVAGEVAAMEEVPLQSRIGTLVGLLAGLNFALAVFNLVPLLPLDGGHVAGALYEGARRQVARLRGKPDPGAFDIAKLLPATYVVAALLMAMGALLIYADIVKPVNIFG
- a CDS encoding YciI family protein; this encodes MTVFAVEYVYVAESGALRDEARPAHRAWLGDLAEDGTLLASGPYGDGAGALLIFKAANEAELNDLLKQDPFAEAGVIAGIRSTEWDPIIGVLAAHAS
- the ispG gene encoding flavodoxin-dependent (E)-4-hydroxy-3-methylbut-2-enyl-diphosphate synthase codes for the protein MTSVSLGMPAAPPPVLAPRRKTRQIKVGSVGVGSDSPISVQSMTTTPTTDINATLQQIAELTASGCDIVRVACPSADDAEALPIIARKSQIPVIADIHFQPKYVFAAIEAGCAAVRVNPGNIRKFDDQVKEIAAAAKDHGTSIRIGVNAGSLEPGIMKKYGKATPEALVESAVWEASLFEEHGFHDFKISVKHNDPVIMVAAYEMLAEKGDWPLHLGVTEAGPAFQGTIKSATAFGALLSRGIGDTIRVSLSAPPVEEIKVGNQILQSLNLRPRKLEIVSCPSCGRAQVDVYTLAEQVTAGLEGMEIPLRVAVMGCVVNGPGEAREADLGVASGNGKGQIFVKGEVIKTVPESEIVETLIEEAMRIAEEMGEADGEDAVKGSPVVSVS
- a CDS encoding GNAT family N-acetyltransferase — protein: MLSRVAPWLASRNETGLGVRVLGSADTLALRALASEDPVANVFILAHLDSVGTAAPTSGGASVFGVFDDDTLLGACWAGANLVPVQLDPNLTGYVATAAHQSGRRYASIFGPAETVLALYSRFEQLGHFAHEVRSRQPLLTISGGPAIEANPLLTFGTMADFERILPACAAMFEEEVGYSPFLGGQDFYSRRVAGLIRQGHSLVHIDATGTVVFKAELGAVTPDVTQVQGVWMNPEMRGHHQSAGYMAAVVNLSRTFAPVTSLYVNDYNAKARATYERVGFEQVGTFATVLF
- a CDS encoding TetR family transcriptional regulator; protein product: MSLQPLRRGRRSGNDHSREAILLAARKLFAEQGFDGTSLRQVAREASVDPAMVHHFFKGKDELFASSVELPADPEDVLAGVETLDPGARAEALIRAVVRLWEGPAQPGLVAFVRGTIGSKAKTALLRETVSRTILSRVMVGVQGPAEEVRLRGNLVATQVVGLMLLRYVIRLEPLASADQEEVVRIVAPTIQRYLTGNLDTANPD
- a CDS encoding ABC transporter permease translates to MTLATTARVLGQLRHDHRSVALILVVPALLLAAVYFLFENETLPPGFPRTFDRVGLMMLAIFPFVVMFLVTSITMLRERTSGTLERLLTTPIHKADLLFGYALAFSIMAALQSLVATAVAYWIFDLDIKGTPWFVVMIAVINAVLGVALGLLCSAFARTEFQAVQFMPVVVVPQILLCGLFVAREQMNEVLEAISGVLPLTFSVDALQEIAGNADATATLWQDTMVMGGIVVGVLILASLTLRRQTS
- a CDS encoding ABC transporter ATP-binding protein, yielding MSLAAIEATGLQITRGRTRILRGLDFAVGSGRITGLLGPSGSGKTTLMRGIVGVQRITGGSISVLGRPAGSAPLRHDVGYVTQGASVYADLSVEANVKYFGAMHKATAADVAESIAAVGLESFAKQKAGDLSGGEFSRVSLACALVAHPKLLVLDEPTVGLDPVLRAELWERFAAMAASGTTLLVSSHVMEEASHCSSLLLLRDGLLLAQLTPAELATRGRSSDLERAFLNMIKDAQQGPDSGQPAKESQVAS
- a CDS encoding proline--tRNA ligase translates to MVLRLSQLFLRTLREDPVDAEVASHKLLVRAGYIRRAAPGIYTWLPLGLSVLRKVEEIIRQEMSAIGAQEVHFPALLPREPYEATNRWTEYGEGLFRLQDRKGADYLLAPTHEEMFTLLVKDLYSSYKDLPLSLYQIQNKYRDEARPRAGLLRGREFIMKDSYSFDVDDAGLDASYAAHRAAYLKIFERLGLEVIPVAATAGAMGGSKSEEFLFPTEIGEDTFVRSAGGYYANVEAVTTVVPEDIDFTDAPAAQVLDTPNTPTIETLVDAANQLAPRSEADGGAWTAADTLKNVVLAVTLPTGERQIVVLGVPGDRAVDLKRVEANIGAFLPIAGEIGLEAANDEDLKKLPWLVKGYIGPGLSLDEAVLGLEGSSKLLFLVDPRVVSGTTWVTGANVDGKHVFGLVAGRDFTWDGVIECTDVRAGDPAPDGSGPLETARGIEMGHIFQLGRKYAEALDLKVLDQNGKQVVVTMGSYGVGVTRAVAALAEANHDDRGLVWPRTVAPADVHIVAVGRGDEIFEAAEKLSAELEAAGLDVIFDDRPKVSPGVKFGDAELVGVPTILAVGRGLVDGVVEIKDRRSGEAENISVDKAVDYVVNAVRNR
- a CDS encoding TSUP family transporter, which gives rise to MISGFETIQLTTIILIVVAGFAAGWVDAVVGGGGLIQLPALLLVPGITPVQALATNKMGSIFGTTTSATTYYRRVGPDLRTAIPMAVIALAGSFGGAILAASLPASVFKPIIVVALVAVAIFTALRPSAGELTALRHDGHKHYVVACLIGAVIGFYDGLIGPGTGSFLVIALVSAMGYAFLEASAKAKIVNMATNAGALIFFLPHGSLLWGVGLVLGLANMAGGYLGARTAVARGSGFVRIVFLIVVAALIIKLGMDVWNDNFS
- a CDS encoding aminoglycoside phosphotransferase family protein, with translation MTLHAMIPIPGDLHARYNRDSAGRDWLASLPGLISESLDRWQLSVDLAPGEEPWNGHGALVVPVLQSGRQAALKIAYPHEEALLERHALALWGGHGAVRLLAADAASCSMLLERLDASRWLQDAPMDEAMEAWGEIMRELSIAPDDRPEWRGFDHIAATAERWSDELPAEWERQDHPFPRWLLEAALEVCQTRGAVGRRSGKDVLVHTDLHFMNILAALGADTANYRAIDPQPQIGEAEFAVAPVLWNRIKDLPGSDPGAALRDRCRDFSLAAGLDPEVARQWSIAREVNNALWSAGKPGHEGDLARSLWVASTLAGRTLEGLPAAHDLPEPGDAVS
- a CDS encoding VIT family protein, with amino-acid sequence MASAETATTHENEPHRDDLAHRLNWLRAGVLGANDGIVSVAAIVVGMAGATTNTGSILAAGTAGLVGGAISMALGEYVSVSSQSDTQKSLIEKERRELAEQPEEELEELAAIYEAKGLTTRTARTVAEELTKHDALAAHLSAELNIHEDDIVSPWNAAFASAVAFTLGAVLPMLAILLPPPAMRVPLTFVAVLLALAITGAVGAWIGGAPRIRAAARVVLGGALALAATFSIGSLLGASGVF